GATCGAGCACGCCCGCGCGACTCGCTCGGCGTTCGACTGGCGGCCCGAGTCCGCACTCGTCCTCGGCACCGGCTCGCTGGGGCTGTTGACCACCGCGATGTTCACACAAACGCTTGACTACGACCGGGTCTACTGTCTCGGTCGGTCCGACCGACCGGATCCGACGATCGACATCGTCGAGCGACTCGGCGCGACCTACATCGACTCGCGGGAGACACCGGTCCCCGAGATCCCGGACGTCCACGAGCCGATGGACATCGTTTACGAAGCGACCGGCCACGCGAAACACGCGTTCGAGTCGATCGAGGCGCTCGCTCCCAACGGCGTTGCTGCGCTGCTCGGTGTCCCTGACGACTGGTCGTTCGAGGTCGAGGGTGGCCGTCTCCACCGCGAACTGGTCCTCCACAACAAGTCCCTCGTTGGCAGCGTCAACTCCAATTACGGCCACTTCGAGGCGGCCATCGACACCCTCTCAGGACTTCCCAACTGGGTGCTCGAGGAGACCGTCTCCGGCGTTTACGGCCTCGAATCAGTCGATCGGGCGTTCCCAGAAGCGACTGCACCCGTCGCGGCGGCCGGGCACGGGTCGGCAGCAAGTTCGGATGACGACACGACTATAAAAACGGCGGTCGAATTCGAAGACATATGAAAAACGTCGACGACCTCATCGAGAGCGCGGCCGAACTCGCGGCCCGCGGACTCTCGAAGGGCGAAATCGCGGACGAGCTGAACGTTTCCCGGGAGACCGCGAGCTGGCTCGTCGAGCGCAGCAGTACGACACCGCAGCCAACCGATCAGGCAGCTGAACCACCGGAAAACGGCGGGGGTGGCCCACAGGACATCCACGTCGACTGGTCCGCAATCGGCCGGGACAGCAAGCGAATGAGTGCCATCGCCTCAGCGATGGCCGACATGCTCGCCAAACACGGCGACGACATCGATCTGACGATCGGGATCGAGAAGGCCGGCGGCCCCATCGCCACCCTCGTCGCGCGCGAACTCGAGACCGATCTCGGGACCTACACCCCCGCGAAACACCAGTGGGAAGAGGGCGATATCGAGGAACTCGGCGGCACGTTCAGCCGGAACTTCGCCGGTATCCGCGATCGGGAGTGTTACATTGTCGACGACACCATCACCAGCGGCACCACCATGCGCGAGACCATCGAGGCCATCCGCTCCGAGGGCGGGAAACCCCTCGCCTGTGTCGTCCTCGCCGATAAACAGGGACTCGAGGAACTCGAGGGCGTCCCCATCTACTCGCTGTTGCAGGTCATCAGCGTCGGTAAGGACGACTGATCGCTCGCGCGGACATCGCCATGCCGCCGTGTCGGCACCCGGCGCGAGTCCCATCTCTATTATCGACAGGGCATTCTCCGCCCCAGCGCACCGTTCCACCAACGATATACCCCCTACGCAAAAAATTGTATCCAGCCCTCTACCATGAGCGATACAGACCATGCGGCGGTGTTGCGACGGCAATTCCTGAGAACGTCCGGAACGATCGGAACGGTCGCAGTCGCGGGTTGTTCGCGCCTGGACCTGCGCGATGAGTCGAACGCGAATCAGTCGAACGAGCAGGACGGCGAGGAGACGGACGACGACCGGGCGGCATCCGTTTCGGTTCACGAAGACGTCACGTATGCAGCGCGCGACGCGGGCGAGATGAAACTCGATCTATACGTCCCGGAGACTGACGAAAACCCGCCGCTCGTCGTCTATATCCACGGCGGTGGATGGGTCTTCGAAACTCGAAAGAACGCACCAGATCTGGCGCGGTACGCCGCAGAGTGGGGGTGTGCGATAACCAGCGTGAGTTACCGATTAGCGGCGATTCCGGACGACGCCGATTTCCCGACCGAAAGCATCGAGAACAATCCGACGCCGAGGGGCGTCTTCCCGGACCAGATTATCGACGTGAAGGCCGCGATCAGGTGGCTCCGAGCGAACGCCGACGAGTACGGCTTCGACGCGGCCCGCGTCGCGACGTGGGGCGCGTCGGCCGGTGGTCACTTGGCAGCCCTCGCTGGCACCCTCGATGACATCGAGACCCTCCCCGGAGACGCCTATCCGGACGACGCCATCGCGAAAGTCGTCGCCCCCGACCAGTCGGGCACCGTGCAGGCGGTCGTTGACTGGTATGGCATCAGTGACCTCCTCGAACTTCCGAGTCAACCGGACGGATTCGAATCGTTCCTCCTCGGTGGGGACGTCTCGGAGAATCGGGACAAAGCCAAGCGGGCGAGTCCGACGACCTACGTCGGTCCGGAGACGCCGCCGTTCCTCATCACGCACGGCCGCGAGGACCAGGTCGTCTCCATCCGGCAGAGCCGACTACTGTTCGAGGCGCTGCAAGCGTCCGCCGTCGGCGCGACGATGTACGAACTCCACGACTTGGGTCACGTTTTCGGGGCAGAGTCGGAACGAACGGCGATGGAGCAACTCATTGTGGACCCGCGGCCCGCGCAAACGGTCACCGCGACCGCCCACCTCGAGGCCGGAGCCGAAACCGGAGCGTCAACGGACGGGTTGCTCGAGCGCGCCCCGCCCGCGGGACCGGACGCGATCGAGCAATTCCTCGATCGGACGATCGCGTGACAGCGGTCGGCCAAGAACCGTCGCCCAGTCATGACTGGCTGCGGGAGCTGTGAGACGGATGAGACCTGTGATAAAAAAGTCGATCAGCGTCGGTGAGCGGACGGCTTAGCCGTGAATTCCCATCGCTTCGATCTGTTCCTGATACCGGTTCCGGATCGTCACCTCGGTCACCTGTGCGACATCGGCAACCTCGCGTTGGGTCTTCTTCTCGTTGCAGAGCAGGGACGCAGCGTAGATTGCGGCCGCGGCGTAGCCCGTTGGTGACTTCCCGGAGAGCAGTCCTTCCTCGGCCGTCTTCTCGATGATCTCGTTGGCCTTGGTCTGGACCTCTTCGGACAGTTCGAGTTCAGAACAGAAGCGCGGGACGTACTTTTTCGGGTCGACGGGACGCATCTCGAGGCCGAGTTCCTGCGAGATGTATCGATACGTGCGACCGATCTCTTTGCGTTCGACGCGGGAGACTTCCGAGATTTCCTCGAGCGAGCGGGGAATCCCTTCCTTTCGACAGGCGGCGTACAGTGCGGACGTCGCGACACCTTCGATCGAACGCCCGCGGATGAGGTCTTCCTTGAGCGCACGTCGGTAGATGACGGACGCGACCTCGCGGACCGAGCGCGGGACGCCCAGTGCGGAGGCCATCCGATCGATCTCACTGAGTGCGAACTGCAGGTTGCGCTCGCCGGCGTCTTTGGTGCGGATGCGTTCCTGCCACTTCCGCAGTCGGTGCATCTGGCTGCGCTTTTTCGAGGAAATAGAGCGCCCGTAGGCGTCCTTGTCCTTCCAGTCGATGGTCGTCGTCAGTCCCTTGTCGTGCATCGTCTGTGTCGTCGGCGCGCCGACGCGGGACTTCTCCTGTCGTTCCTGGTGGTTGAACGCCCGCCACTCCGGGCCAGGATCGATTTGTTCTTCCTCCACGACGAGCCCACAGTCTTCACAGATGAGCTCACCCCGGTCGGAGTCCTTAACGAGATTATCCGATTCACACTCGGGGCAGGCACGTACCCCCTCTTGATCCTCGGTCTCGTCCGTCTCGCGCGTTCGCTCCCGCTGGCGGGTGGACCGTGTCATCGCACTTTATAGTAGTATCACCATACTATATAAATATTTGGTGGGGGTGTTTCGGTTACTGCACCGAATCCGCCGAAAACAGCCAGTAGGGAGGTTAAAAGTCGAAGTTTACGATTCGGAACCGGAACACCTTTATCCGGGACCAGCCGATCAGACGGACGAATGCCGGTCATCGAGTGCGACGTCGAGGCGGCTCGCGAACGACTCGAGGCGGCGGGTGTCGCCGTCGACTCGGGAAACACTGACCACGAACGTTGGCGGGCGAGCCGCGGCGGCGCGACCGCCATCGCCTACGACGATAAGGTCGTCATCCAGGGATCGGACCCGCGCGACATCGAAGCACTGCTCCGCGAAGGCGGCGGCCGCGCCCACGTCTATTTCGACGGCGGCTCCCGAGGCAATCCCGGCCCGGCCGCGATCGGCTGGGTGATTGTCACCGGCGACGGCATCGTCGCCGAGGGCGGCGAGACGATTGGAACGGCGACGAACAATCAGGCCGAGTACGAGGCGCTGATCGCGGCGCTCGAGGCCGCGCGCGACTACGGCTACGACGAGGTTCATATCCGCGGTGACTCTGAACTCATCGTCAAGCAGGTCCGCGGCGAGTACGACACCAACAACCCCGAACTCCGCGAGAAGCGCGTGACCGTCCACGAACTACTGCGGCCGTTCGATGAGTGGACGCTGGAATACGTTCCTCGAGAGGTCAACGATCGTGCGGACGGTCTCGTGAACGAGGCGCTCGACCAGGCCTAGATTTGCTCAGTATAGGCGAGCGACGTCTCACTTCGGACTGATTAGCCGGCGTGTGCGGCGCGCGCTGGCGGCTGGCCGAACGCCAGTGAGGGCGGCCGATGATACTATGCGAGGTCCTCGCGAGCGTGTGAGCGAAGTCGTTTGAGACGGCAAAGCCGCCTCGTGAGCGAAAAATCGAAGATTTTTCAGAGCTTGTCAGAGCGTGCTCTGACAGTGGATGAGCGAATAGCGAGGGACCCGCGGTCCCTCGGACCATTCGCGCGGTAACGCCGGGCGAAGACGCCGGAGGCGTGAGCGTTAGCAGTAGTTGGTAATACGGTTTCTTTATTTAAAGTTGGTCATGAAACTCGCGGTAAGTTCAGGAAGTAGATCTATCACCGAGCTCGGAGTTTCGTAGCGTCAGTTATCGCTCAGATCTTTTACTACGGTCGCGGGGTTGCCTTGTACGACGGCCTCGTCGGGAACATCCTCGGTCACGACTGCTCCGGAGGCGATGACGCTGTCGTCTCCGACAGTCACACCGGGATTAATAACAGCCTTCCCACCGATCCAGACGTTGTCACCGATTGTAACCGGTTTAGCGTACTCTGACCCTTTGATTCGCTCGGTGGCGTCGAGCGGATGGGTCGCCGTGTAGATGTGGACGCCAGGTGCGATCATGCAGTTCCGACCGATCTCTACTCGGCCCGCATCCAAAATGACACAGTCGAAGTTTGCGTAGAAGTTCTCACCGACGTGGATATTGTATCCATAGTCACAGCGAAATGGAGGCTCGATCTGACAGTCCTCGCCTACCGACCCAAAGAGGTCTTCTATCAGATCTCGCCGTTCAGTTTGGTTGTCAGGTGCCGTGTTATTGTATTGACTTGTTAGGTCTCGCACACGGTTCCGGTCGGCCACAAGCTCGGGGTCGGTCGGGTCGTACAGCTCCCCGTCCAGCATCTTTTCTTTTTCCCTACTCATGGCTGCCACCGGGCACTCCCATCCCAATAGGTGTTTCTGATGACACCTCGTATCGTTCAGTTCGCATCTGTAGTTACCAAATCGTCCGATTCGGTTTCAGAATACTTTCTGAATAAAGAAATCGTGTTACTATCTACTGTTAGCGCGGAACCGGAGTTCCGCGAGCAGTCGAACGGGTGCGAAGCACCCGTGAGACGACGGTGAAACCGTCCCACAGCGCCCGTGCGGAGAAATCGGCTGGGGAGGGCGTGGCGATTCCCTGTTCCCATGGTGGAAGGACACTTCTTCTCACCCCCAGAATCCACTGCTCCATTCACACTCTCACCCGATCAGCAGAAAACTCGAGAGGGCACACCACAGAAGCGGATCGGCAAGCGGAAAACCGGTCGAGTACATACGTTCTCCTATGGCCGATCCGAACGCAGTCGACGCCGACGGTGTGGACGACGAGCCGGACGCAGACCCCGCCGACGATCGTGAGAATCGAAGCGAGGAACTCCCCAGAGAGGTCGTCGACGAAGCCGAACGGCTGACGCGACTCGAGCGAACTGCGGTCGACGAAAACGAGATCGAGGCCTACGAGGACCGGCGCGACGAGTTGCTCGATGACCACGACTTCACCGCCCGCATCCGTGACGACGGCGACGACGTGCTCGTACTCCATCCCGAGGAGTGGCACGAGGACGGGGTTATCCGGACCGACCGAATCGAAGACATCGACCGCGCGCTCGAGATTCCACTCGAGGGATCCGAGAATCCGGACGACTGGGAGTCAGTCGACGAATACAATCGAGAGCTCGTCGCGGCGGTCAGGGAGGGTCACGGCGACGTTCACGGCGACAACGCAGCGTTGCTCGCCGATTTCGCTGGCAACCACTACGCGAAGCCGATGGACACGCTGACCAGCGAGGAGCTCACGGAGTTTCGCACGGACTACGTGGTTCGGAACGCTTGGCCGTCGGAAAAACAACAGAAAGTGATCGCGGAATCGATAAGTCTGGTCTTCGAGACGGCAGAGGAGCCGGTCTCGGAGGGCCAGTTCTAGTAGCTGTTTTCGACGATTTCGCGGATCTCGTCGGCACGGTCGTCGCCCGTGACGACCTTCGAGAGGGACCACTGGATGCCGTCGAGGACGGCGTCGTAGCCGTCGTCAGTCAGCGAATACTGGTTGGTTCGCTTGTCGAGTTCACTCTTCTCGACCAGTCCCAGATCGACGAGTTCGTCGAGGTTGGGGTAGAGTCGGCCGTGGTTGACTTCCGTGCCGTAGTAGTCCTCGAGTTCGCGTTTGATCGCTAGGCCGTACATCGGCTCCTTAGCGAGGATGACGAGGATGTTGTTCTGGAAGGCTGTGAGTTCGCGTGCAATACTCTGTTCGCCGGTGATTGATTGAGCCTCTGACATACGTGTGTTAATGTCACCAGACTATTTAAGACTTGTCAACTAATCCTTCGTATCAGTCGGTTGGACAGGCCGCTACCGACCACTACACCGCCGGACACTGGTGTATGTGCCCGATTCATGTCTATTTGGTATCTGGCAACCGTCACGTAGTTAGTGACACTCGATTACGAAAGTACTTTTTGATCGACCGTGGATTCTCAGGTACATGGTCAACCTCTGGGAAG
This genomic stretch from Natrinema sp. SYSU A 869 harbors:
- a CDS encoding glucose 1-dehydrogenase, translated to MKAIAVTPGAGVPEVVERPVPEPESGEALVRICRVGVDGTDYEVIRGTHGGVPDGDDRLVLGHEAVGVVEEANGTALEEGQYVVPTVRRPPADVETNEYFERGEPDMAPDGEYVERGIVGAHGFMAEYITSPADDLVPIPAELAQWGFLVEPISITEKAIEHARATRSAFDWRPESALVLGTGSLGLLTTAMFTQTLDYDRVYCLGRSDRPDPTIDIVERLGATYIDSRETPVPEIPDVHEPMDIVYEATGHAKHAFESIEALAPNGVAALLGVPDDWSFEVEGGRLHRELVLHNKSLVGSVNSNYGHFEAAIDTLSGLPNWVLEETVSGVYGLESVDRAFPEATAPVAAAGHGSAASSDDDTTIKTAVEFEDI
- the gfcR gene encoding transcriptional regulator GfcR, producing the protein MKNVDDLIESAAELAARGLSKGEIADELNVSRETASWLVERSSTTPQPTDQAAEPPENGGGGPQDIHVDWSAIGRDSKRMSAIASAMADMLAKHGDDIDLTIGIEKAGGPIATLVARELETDLGTYTPAKHQWEEGDIEELGGTFSRNFAGIRDRECYIVDDTITSGTTMRETIEAIRSEGGKPLACVVLADKQGLEELEGVPIYSLLQVISVGKDD
- a CDS encoding alpha/beta hydrolase — translated: MSDTDHAAVLRRQFLRTSGTIGTVAVAGCSRLDLRDESNANQSNEQDGEETDDDRAASVSVHEDVTYAARDAGEMKLDLYVPETDENPPLVVYIHGGGWVFETRKNAPDLARYAAEWGCAITSVSYRLAAIPDDADFPTESIENNPTPRGVFPDQIIDVKAAIRWLRANADEYGFDAARVATWGASAGGHLAALAGTLDDIETLPGDAYPDDAIAKVVAPDQSGTVQAVVDWYGISDLLELPSQPDGFESFLLGGDVSENRDKAKRASPTTYVGPETPPFLITHGREDQVVSIRQSRLLFEALQASAVGATMYELHDLGHVFGAESERTAMEQLIVDPRPAQTVTATAHLEAGAETGASTDGLLERAPPAGPDAIEQFLDRTIA
- a CDS encoding transcription initiation factor IIB is translated as MTRSTRQRERTRETDETEDQEGVRACPECESDNLVKDSDRGELICEDCGLVVEEEQIDPGPEWRAFNHQERQEKSRVGAPTTQTMHDKGLTTTIDWKDKDAYGRSISSKKRSQMHRLRKWQERIRTKDAGERNLQFALSEIDRMASALGVPRSVREVASVIYRRALKEDLIRGRSIEGVATSALYAACRKEGIPRSLEEISEVSRVERKEIGRTYRYISQELGLEMRPVDPKKYVPRFCSELELSEEVQTKANEIIEKTAEEGLLSGKSPTGYAAAAIYAASLLCNEKKTQREVADVAQVTEVTIRNRYQEQIEAMGIHG
- the rnhA gene encoding ribonuclease HI, which encodes MPVIECDVEAARERLEAAGVAVDSGNTDHERWRASRGGATAIAYDDKVVIQGSDPRDIEALLREGGGRAHVYFDGGSRGNPGPAAIGWVIVTGDGIVAEGGETIGTATNNQAEYEALIAALEAARDYGYDEVHIRGDSELIVKQVRGEYDTNNPELREKRVTVHELLRPFDEWTLEYVPREVNDRADGLVNEALDQA
- a CDS encoding sugar O-acetyltransferase, translating into MSREKEKMLDGELYDPTDPELVADRNRVRDLTSQYNNTAPDNQTERRDLIEDLFGSVGEDCQIEPPFRCDYGYNIHVGENFYANFDCVILDAGRVEIGRNCMIAPGVHIYTATHPLDATERIKGSEYAKPVTIGDNVWIGGKAVINPGVTVGDDSVIASGAVVTEDVPDEAVVQGNPATVVKDLSDN
- a CDS encoding rnhA operon protein, which codes for MADPNAVDADGVDDEPDADPADDRENRSEELPREVVDEAERLTRLERTAVDENEIEAYEDRRDELLDDHDFTARIRDDGDDVLVLHPEEWHEDGVIRTDRIEDIDRALEIPLEGSENPDDWESVDEYNRELVAAVREGHGDVHGDNAALLADFAGNHYAKPMDTLTSEELTEFRTDYVVRNAWPSEKQQKVIAESISLVFETAEEPVSEGQF
- a CDS encoding PadR family transcriptional regulator, with protein sequence MSEAQSITGEQSIARELTAFQNNILVILAKEPMYGLAIKRELEDYYGTEVNHGRLYPNLDELVDLGLVEKSELDKRTNQYSLTDDGYDAVLDGIQWSLSKVVTGDDRADEIREIVENSY